One segment of Procambarus clarkii isolate CNS0578487 chromosome 1, FALCON_Pclarkii_2.0, whole genome shotgun sequence DNA contains the following:
- the LOC123753285 gene encoding secreted protein C-like: MVGSQGLNGNAASSDSQGLNGNAASSDSQGLNGNAASSDSQGLNGNAASSDSQGLNGNAASSDSQGLNGNAASSDSQGLNGNAASSDSQGLNGNAASSDSQELNGNAASSDSQGLNGNAASSDSQELNGNAASSDSQGLNGNAASSDSQGLNGNAAPSGSQELNGNAASSGSQELNGNAASSDSQQLNGNAASSDSQELNGNGASSDSQQLNGNAASSDSQKLNGNAASSGSQELNGNAASSDSQQLNGNAASSDSQQLNGNAASSGSQELNGNAAPSGSQELNGNAASPDSEIPSDVTCSRTIKKYSSIFM; this comes from the coding sequence ATGGTTGGCTCCCAGGGGCTTAATGGTAACGCTGCGTCATCTGACTCCCAGGGGCTTAATGGTAACGCTGCGTCATCTGACTCCCAGGGGCTTAATGGTAACGCTGCGTCATCTGACTCCCAGGGGCTTAATGGTAACGCTGCGTCATCTGACTCCCAGGGGCTTAATGGTAACGCTGCGTCATCTGACTCCCAGGGGCTTAATGGTAACGCTGCGTCATCTGACTCCCAGGGGCTTAATGGTAACGCTGCGTCATCTGACTCCCAGGGGCTTAATGGTAACGCTGCGTCATCTGACTCCCAGGAGCTCAATGGTAACGCTGCGTCATCTGACTCCCAGGGGCTTAATGGTAACGCTGCGTCATCTGACTCCCAGGAGCTCAATGGTAACGCTGCGTCATCTGACTCCCAGGGGCTTAATGGTAACGCTGCGTCATCTGACTCCCAGGGGCTTAATGGTAACGCTGCGCCATCTGGCTCCCAGGAGCTTAATGGTAACGCTGCGTCATCTGGCTCCCAGGAACTCAATGGTAACGCTGCGTCATCTGACTCCCAGCAGCTCAATGGTAACGCTGCGTCATCTGACTCCCAGGAGCTCAATGGTAACGGTGCGTCATCTGACTCCCAGCAGCTCAATGGTAACGCTGCGTCATCTGACTCCCAGAAGCTCAATGGTAACGCTGCGTCATCTGGCTCCCAGGAGCTCAATGGTAACGCTGCGTCATCTGACTCCCAGCAGCTCAATGGTAACGCTGCGTCATCTGACTCCCAGCAGCTCAATGGTAACGCTGCGTCATCTGGCTCCCAGGAGCTCAATGGTAACGCTGCGCCATCTGGGTCCCAGGAGCTCAATGGTAACGCTGCGTCACCTGACTCAGAGATACCAAGTGACGTCACCTGTAGCAggacaataaaaaaatattcttctatttttatgtaa